The genomic region GTAGGGGCGACCGGCTACGGCGGCCTGGGCATCCTGGAACTGCTACTTGAACACCCCGGATTCGAAGTTGCGTCGATCTCGGCGCGGGATGACGCCGGCCGGCGGATCGACGAGGTGTACCCGCACCTGACCGGCCGCTGCGAGATGGTCGTGGAGCCGCCGGACCGGGCGTCCATCGGCGAAGGGGTCGATGTCGTGGTCTTCGCGACGCCGGACCGCGTCTCGCAGGGCTACGCGCGGGGACTCGCCGACGCCGGCGTGCGTTTCATCGACTACTCCGGCGACTTCCGTTTCGCGAGCGAGGCCGATTACGCAGCCTACGCTCAGCGCCACCCCTCGATCGCCGAGGTGGGGCACCAGGCCCCGGAGTTGCTGGGCCGGGCCGTTTACGGCGTCTCGGAGCTGAACGCAGCGCGGATCGCGGCGGCGCCGATCGTGGGCAATCCCGGCTGCTTCGCCATGGGCATGATCCTGGGGCTGGCGCCGCTCTTCGCCGACGGGCTGGTCGAGGGCGGGTTGGTGGCGGTCGACGCGCTCACGGGCTCGTCGGGCGCGGGCAAGAAACCGGCGCCGCAGCAGCACTTCTCCCACCTCAA from Dehalococcoidia bacterium harbors:
- the argC gene encoding N-acetyl-gamma-glutamyl-phosphate reductase; the protein is MGDRKRAQIVGATGYGGLGILELLLEHPGFEVASISARDDAGRRIDEVYPHLTGRCEMVVEPPDRASIGEGVDVVVFATPDRVSQGYARGLADAGVRFIDYSGDFRFASEADYAAYAQRHPSIAEVGHQAPELLGRAVYGVSELNAARIAAAPIVGNPGCFAMGMILGLAPLFADGLVEGGLVAVDALTGSSGAGKKPAPQQHFSHLNDNVVPYRVLSHQHVVESEQTLGRLGKASGATLDFVPHLLGTTRGILSTMHATLTKTASRQALLDRYREFYDGSPFVRILDQPPTLKGTLGSNYCDISLALSADGKRVVVMSSIDNLLKGQSGSAVQNLNLMFGFDQAAGLTRGPVYP